DNA sequence from the Candidatus Latescibacterota bacterium genome:
GTCAGGATAGCCGACGCTGCCGGAGAACTCGGCTTCAGGAAGCTCAGGCTCACAGGTGGCGAACCGCTTGTAAGGAGAAATATAGAACGGCTCGTGGGGATGATCAGTAACACCGGGTACTACAACGATATTTCGATGACGACAAACGGTACGATGCTCAGCCCTATCCTGGCCCTGACGCTCAGGGACATGGGGCTGGACAGGATAAATATCTCTCTCGACACTCTCGACTCAGAGCGATTTGCGGAGATCACGAGGGGTGGTGACATCGATGAAGTATTTGACGGAATCGAAGCGGCGAAGAGGGCAGGGTTCGATCCTGTGAAGATAAACATGATCATATTCGATACGACTACGCTGGAGGAAGTCGAATCGATGAGGACATTCTGCGGAGAGCATGGCCTGTTGCTCCAGACGATAAAACATTTTTCCCTGTACAGGATGGTCGACAGCGGGCAGGTCCACTCGTTCGACAGGCCGATGCCCTGCAGCAGGTGCGACAGGCTGAGATTGACGGCCGACGGCTATCTCAAACCCTGCCTGTTCTCCAATAACGAGATCAAGGTAGACATGGACGATATAAAGGGATCGATACTGAAGTCCGTCGGGGAGAAACCTCTTGAGGGGAGCTCCTGCTGCAACAGGTCGATGTATCAGATCGGAGGGTAGTATGAAGAGATTTTCACATATTGGTCAGACCGGAGAAGTGAAGATGGTAGATATCTCCGGCAAGGAGATCGAAAAGCGTACGGCGGTCGCTGCGGGGGCCATCCTGATGTCGGAGGAGACTGTCGCCATGATCAGCGAGGGCCTGCTGAAGAAGGGTGACCCGCTGGCAACCGCACGGATAGCGGGGATAATGGCCGCAAAAAAGACATCCGATCTGATCCCACTCTGCCATCCACTTCCGAT
Encoded proteins:
- a CDS encoding radical SAM protein, whose translation is MTTDGHGRNIDYLRISVTDRCNYRCVYCMPEDGIRLKGHDEILTFEEIVRIADAAGELGFRKLRLTGGEPLVRRNIERLVGMISNTGYYNDISMTTNGTMLSPILALTLRDMGLDRINISLDTLDSERFAEITRGGDIDEVFDGIEAAKRAGFDPVKINMIIFDTTTLEEVESMRTFCGEHGLLLQTIKHFSLYRMVDSGQVHSFDRPMPCSRCDRLRLTADGYLKPCLFSNNEIKVDMDDIKGSILKSVGEKPLEGSSCCNRSMYQIGG
- the moaC gene encoding cyclic pyranopterin monophosphate synthase MoaC; protein product: MKRFSHIGQTGEVKMVDISGKEIEKRTAVAAGAILMSEETVAMISEGLLKKGDPLATARIAGIMAAKKTSDLIPLCHPLPIAKVGVDFNIGQDRIDIEATVVTTAMTGVEMEALTAVAVAGLTIYDMCKAVDKSMTVCEIRLVSKKKEKK